The Alkalibacter saccharofermentans DSM 14828 genome segment CATCATTGAGGTAATATAAGGCGTCTGTTGGTTTTTGTCAATTGCGACGAACCAACCCAGCTCATATTTTTGAGCAGGGTTTTCCGGATTATCGACTTCCGCTGTTCCTGTCTTCCCAGCGATCTGTCTGCCGGAAATATAAGCGTCATGTCCGGTTCCTTGTGGGCTTTCCACGACTTTGTCCAAGAGGTTTAAGATTTTGTCCGCTACATCTTTCGTTATGATCTGATTTTTTACGGCAGGACCGCTGTCCATAAGCAAAATAGGATTAACAAGCTTCCCATCGTTGACAAACGCGGAATATGCCACAGGTAGATTGACTACATTGACTAGCACCTGGCCCTGGCCATAACCTGTATCTGCTAAAAGAACCTCAGAACCGATATTTTCATTATTTGCGAGCTGGGATTTTTTTAAGCCGTATTCAAGATTTAGGTCAATACCGATGCCAAAATCCTTGGATTTTTCCAAAAATGTTTCAGCTCCAATTTCCAAAGCGGCTTGTGCAAAATATATGTTGTCGGAATAAACCATGGCTTTTTCCATATTCACGCTTCCGCTTTTAGGAGTTACTCGTGTTACATAATAGCCTCCCCAAGAAGAATCCTTCTGCCAAGTCTTGCCGGTAACGTTGATGCTGAAATTTTCATCAATGGCAGATTCATCTAATCCTATGGCAGCCGTTATAGGCTTGAAGGTAGAACCGGGAGAATATGTGTTTGAGAATCTATTAAACAAAGGTTTGGCATCATCTTCTACCAATGAGCCATATTCAGCATTTGACATTCCAAGTATGAACTTGTTTGGATCGTAAGAAGGGGAGCTGACAATAGCAACAAGTTCTCCGGTTTCGTAGTTCATTACCGATGCTGCGCCTTTTTCTCCAGACATTTGAGAAAAAAGCTTGCGCTGCATCTCAGCGTCTATAGTCAAATTTATCGTCTCACCGGCTACCGAATCCCGTTTAAACACCGTGGTCTTTTGATTGCCATTGCTGTCTGCGATCGAAAACTCTACTCCGGGTATGCCCCGCAGCTTTTCATCGAATATTTTTTCCAAGCCTGTTTTTCCTATCTTGTCGTTTGCAGAAAATCCGAGAGGCTCCAAGTCTTTTAAATCTGACTCACTGGGATAGCCTATGTAGCCCGTCAGATGGGCAGCGGATTCTTTAAAAGGGTAGACCCTGTCGCTTACGTTTCTGTAGGTAGCGCCGCTGTTTTTTGCTCTGATTTCTCTGATTTTGTTTTCATTATCCTTGGGAACCTTCACAAGATCTACAAAGGTATCATCACCCACCCACGAAAGGGACATTCGGTCGTTGATATAGCCTTGGGATATTCCAAAAGCTTGGGAGAGGTCTCGGACTATTTCATCCTTCATGTCCCCAAGTCTTCCGGGAACAACGCCTATTTGCAGTACGTAGCCATTTTGGGCAAGAGCTTTGCCGGTACGATCGATTATTTCCCCTCTTTGAGGGGAAGCATGTCTTTTAATTAAGACGTCGCCTTCAACCATTTCATGCCAGATGAGAGAGTGATCCCACTGGATTTTCCAAGAGCCTGCATCTGATTTAATCATAGGAAACTCAAAGGTCGATTCCAAAACACCATGGGCAAAATCGAACTGGATATTTACGGGAACTTCTATCCGGTCTTCATTTTCGCCCGTAGCTTTAATATCCTCTGGGCTTAGGGTGATATCGTAATTGATAGATTCTATTTGAAGGGTTTCATTGAAATTAGAATATTGCCCGGCAAAAGCATCTAATGAGATGTCATTTTGGGTATTCTCATCTACTAAATCGTACATTTTTTCGTAATCTAACGTTGTCCAGTCAGACAGGTATTTTTCTAAAATTTCTGCAGGGTTTTCATTATTGCTACATCCTGAAAAAAGCAAAATGGTGATTAAAATCAGCAAAGTGGTCTTGGTTGTTTTATTTAGCATAGTCTCCTCCTGAAACTTTAATTTATAATATGATAATTAAATTATACCATACATTAAATATGTAAAGCATTGTGATAAGTTGAGCAAAAATTACAAAAGGCCCGTCAACTGGACGAACCTTGAATATTTTTAGTGTATATAATTGAACTAAAAAATGAAGTGAGGGGTATTGAAAAGAGTATTCCAAAGCTTCCCACCAAAGCCTGTAGCACTTCAACGATGATCATCTCCCTGTTGAGAAGATATAGAAGGGACGAGTCGTAAACCGTCAAAAGCAGAACCATGGATAGTGAGCTTCCTATATATGCAAGTATCAAGGTATTAGACATAGTACCCATAATGTCTTTGCCTATATTTATTCCCGACCTGAAAAGTGCCTTGGGCCTTATGTTGCGAACGTTTTTTTTGACTTCCCAAAGTGATGAGGAGATAGACATCGCCACATCCATGATAGCTCCCATAGCTCCTATTATTATGCCTGCAAATATAATAGCTCTAAGATTGATCGGTGTCTCAGTGGGAAGATAAGACAAATAAACAGCTTCGTCGTTTATTACTCCTGTTAGGGATAGAGCGCCATCCATGAAGATGGTAATGGCCCCGGCAATCAATACGCCTCCAAAGCAGCCCAATATGGCACTGAGGGATTTTTTGTTGTATCCATTCAATATCAGAAGCGTCGTAAGAATGGAATACAGGCACACCAAAATGGACCACAAATATATATTCTGTCCTGAAAGAATCGAAGGGATGAACACGGCAAATACTGCACCGCAGGTAAGTCCCAATGACAATAATGTATTAAAGCCCTTTTTA includes the following:
- a CDS encoding penicillin-binding transpeptidase domain-containing protein, translated to MLNKTTKTTLLILITILLFSGCSNNENPAEILEKYLSDWTTLDYEKMYDLVDENTQNDISLDAFAGQYSNFNETLQIESINYDITLSPEDIKATGENEDRIEVPVNIQFDFAHGVLESTFEFPMIKSDAGSWKIQWDHSLIWHEMVEGDVLIKRHASPQRGEIIDRTGKALAQNGYVLQIGVVPGRLGDMKDEIVRDLSQAFGISQGYINDRMSLSWVGDDTFVDLVKVPKDNENKIREIRAKNSGATYRNVSDRVYPFKESAAHLTGYIGYPSESDLKDLEPLGFSANDKIGKTGLEKIFDEKLRGIPGVEFSIADSNGNQKTTVFKRDSVAGETINLTIDAEMQRKLFSQMSGEKGAASVMNYETGELVAIVSSPSYDPNKFILGMSNAEYGSLVEDDAKPLFNRFSNTYSPGSTFKPITAAIGLDESAIDENFSINVTGKTWQKDSSWGGYYVTRVTPKSGSVNMEKAMVYSDNIYFAQAALEIGAETFLEKSKDFGIGIDLNLEYGLKKSQLANNENIGSEVLLADTGYGQGQVLVNVVNLPVAYSAFVNDGKLVNPILLMDSGPAVKNQIITKDVADKILNLLDKVVESPQGTGHDAYISGRQIAGKTGTAEVDNPENPAQKYELGWFVAIDKNQQTPYITSMMIEDVQNRGGSRLTINNVKSFIEGY
- a CDS encoding YibE/F family protein, translated to MKLNLLNRRILYLLTVILAIATVFVANRYLSGNITRFDEDTDMPIVRASVEGIIDKTTESYFADQSGGGIIEIVFEAKISSGEAKGKIVTALQTIESTPPYNSTREVAPGDNILIIDAGIGGSEWYFAEHVRTDNLLILGIVFAIALLAFGGKKGFNTLLSLGLTCGAVFAVFIPSILSGQNIYLWSILVCLYSILTTLLILNGYNKKSLSAILGCFGGVLIAGAITIFMDGALSLTGVINDEAVYLSYLPTETPINLRAIIFAGIIIGAMGAIMDVAMSISSSLWEVKKNVRNIRPKALFRSGINIGKDIMGTMSNTLILAYIGSSLSMVLLLTVYDSSLLYLLNREMIIVEVLQALVGSFGILFSIPLTSFFSSIIYTKNIQGSSS